Part of the Bacillaceae bacterium S4-13-56 genome is shown below.
TTATTCAACAGCCCTTATTTTTACTTTGTATACCTGAAATGAAAGTGGAGGGTGGCACATAAATAATGAAATTAGCACCTAACCGAAGTGATCGTCACCCAAATTAAGTAAGACCATGAAAAGCGTCACCTAAATGGATAAAATTAGCACTATGAGGTTTTGGAGGTGGCACATAAACAATGAATCCAACACCTAAACAGAGGGGTTATCACCCAAAGCAAGTAAATGGCACTATGGTCACAAAAAGCGTCACCCAAACAGGTGAAATTGGCACTAAGAATTCTAGAATCGTCACGCAAACAAAGAAAACATCACCTATCCAAATGGATTAGCACTCAAACAAAACACGTAGCACTATACTGTGAACACAAAGCAAATTCCAAAGAAGATTCCTGAACCCACTACTTAAATTAACCCCATAAAATCCCCCTCTACCATTTCGGAAGAGGGGGTTATTATATTGAGCAAACCTACCAAGAAAGGATGTGGAAAACTTCAGAGGAGAAGGGAATGAGCTGTTACCACCTTCCCCTTAAAACCTATTGATTCATTAGTGCTTGCAAGGAACCTGCATTGTCACGCAGAGATTGAATAGCCTCTAAACCAGCAGTTAATCCAGCTGTTCCATTCATTGTTTCAGCGGCAACTGGTGGGAAGCAAGTGATACCAGCGAAGTTAGATAAATCAACTTCGAAACATGCACCAGTTCGGATAAAATTGTCAAAGCCGCTAAATGGGGCTTCTCCTTCTTCACAGATATCAGGAATTAAAAGTTCTAGTACAGCACAGCAGTCACCATTATCGGTAAATTTCTTCACTCGGAAGAACGGTGAGAAGAAAGGGTGTGCACATCCATTATCGTTTAATACACCCCATCCAAAGTAAGGTAATAAACCTGCAAATGCATTGTCGCATGCGCAAGTTAACATAAATGGAACTGTGTCTGCAACGGGGCCACTAGCTTGAGGGGATACAAGCATGTCACGAATAGAGCGTTCACAGCTCACATCACAACAATTATCAGCTACAGGTGCCACTTCGTTTTGTGCCGCATTAATCTCCCTTACTCTTTCACATACACAGTTGCTACCTTTGTGGGAACATCCCATGTTTCCTTCACTCCTTTTAATTTTTTATCTTACAGTAACAATCTATTAAATAAGGAGTGAAATTGAATGGGGGAATATACTAACATATTAAAATGTGCGAGTTTCATAGGACAAATATAAAAAAAAAGAGAAGGCCTACGAATAGGTTTCCTTCACTCCTTTTGCAGTGTTATATATTTTAACGTGATTACAATAATTCTAAGCAACCAAGAACCACCTGTGCTAAAAAGAAGCTAAGAATACCTCCTTCATTTGAATATTCTCCAACCCCCCTCATTTTTGCGCCTAACCATCCAATGGAACTATAAGCAAAAGCTAGTCCAGTGCCGGCTACGACTCCAGCACGAAGGGCATATTTTCAAATGGAAGTTGACGCCATCACACCTCTATCTTTTAAGGCGGAATTTATGGGAATGATCATTTACGATATCTGCACAGGGGTCGGAATTAATTTGATGGAGCGAAGAACAACAACTTAGTTTTCCTTGTTTCAATGGAGCTTATCATGTACATTTAAGAAAGAAGAGGTATGCTAGAGTTAGAAAAGAGGTAAGACTATGGAATTGGTTTCCTATCACAACAATCCAAGACATTTCTTGGATGAAGTAGAAGATTATTTAATTACAAAAGAAGCTATGCACAACCTTCCTTTAGGAATTGTTCATCGTCTTGTCAATCATCTGCCTTCTTACCCTAATGCCCCTTTCCTGTTTGCTTTAAAGCAGGGAGATGAAACTGTAGGTGTAGTTATGAGAACTCCACCTCATCATTGGATTGTGTCTTTTGAGGAGAAGACTAGAGAACATGCTATTAAAACGGTTACTAATACATTCTTACAACAAAATCTTGATGTTCCTGGAATAGTAGGGGGACAGAAAGATGTTCTCGAACTAGCGGAAGTGTGGGGGGAACCGTATGAAGTGGAAATGGATCAATGGATATATCAAATAACCAAGGTAACTCCCATACCAAAGGCGCCAGGAAAACTTAGACCTGTGGAGAAACCATATGCAAACCTGCTAGCCAGATGGCTATGGCAATATGGTCAGGAGGTGCAGGAGCCAATGGAAATGGAAAGAGCTATTACGATGGCTGATCGGTTTGTTAAAGAGAAATCTGCTTATCTGTGGGAGGTAAATGGGAAACCTGTTTCTATGGCTAATAGCTCACGAGCAACTAAAAACGGTGCATCGATAAATGCTGTGTTTACACCAGATGAGTATAAACGAAAAGGCTTTGCAACAAGTTGTGTTGCAGAACTAACTCAGAAGTTATTAGATCAGGGAAAAACCTTCTGTACTTTATATACTGATGCCGCTAACCCGATTTCAAATTCTATTTATCAAAAAATTGGTTATCAAAAA
Proteins encoded:
- a CDS encoding CotY/CotZ family spore coat protein; translated protein: MGCSHKGSNCVCERVREINAAQNEVAPVADNCCDVSCERSIRDMLVSPQASGPVADTVPFMLTCACDNAFAGLLPYFGWGVLNDNGCAHPFFSPFFRVKKFTDNGDCCAVLELLIPDICEEGEAPFSGFDNFIRTGACFEVDLSNFAGITCFPPVAAETMNGTAGLTAGLEAIQSLRDNAGSLQALMNQ
- a CDS encoding GNAT family N-acetyltransferase, giving the protein MELVSYHNNPRHFLDEVEDYLITKEAMHNLPLGIVHRLVNHLPSYPNAPFLFALKQGDETVGVVMRTPPHHWIVSFEEKTREHAIKTVTNTFLQQNLDVPGIVGGQKDVLELAEVWGEPYEVEMDQWIYQITKVTPIPKAPGKLRPVEKPYANLLARWLWQYGQEVQEPMEMERAITMADRFVKEKSAYLWEVNGKPVSMANSSRATKNGASINAVFTPDEYKRKGFATSCVAELTQKLLDQGKTFCTLYTDAANPISNSIYQKIGYQKIGDSVMVKFK